In Candidatus Contubernalis alkalaceticus, the following proteins share a genomic window:
- a CDS encoding BhlA/UviB family holin-like peptide, whose protein sequence is MGGTESKIVDLAISQGIWAVLFVALFFYVLKTGGERERRLIEIIDCLRKDLSIVNDIKKGVSRIEKKIGSWSDGNG, encoded by the coding sequence TTGGGTGGCACCGAAAGTAAAATAGTTGACCTGGCAATTAGCCAGGGGATCTGGGCAGTGCTATTTGTAGCGCTGTTTTTTTATGTATTGAAAACGGGAGGTGAAAGAGAGCGTAGGTTGATTGAAATCATTGATTGTCTCAGGAAGGATTTGAGTATCGTGAACGACATTAAAAAAGGCGTAAGTCGGATCGAGAAAAAAATAGGAAGCTGGAGTGATGGAAATGGTTAA
- a CDS encoding N-acetylmuramoyl-L-alanine amidase, with product MEMVNVLLTTDVYKPSDLDDDIDLMTCYGLHCAGEINLLAVNIDVPHRPITHPGSIFVEKLNQVCNLNIPHGEGPGHILETLQASPGQVTVIVVGSVTALWQAYLQNPNLCRSRIEAVWMFAGDAQENPARGHRDGKSYFPGGLEYNVAIDPPAFTGIMGSDLQIVWVPCFDGGLPRPNTSDGEQMKHAGFHFSRYDKLFEKASNQVRDFYIGALSTERPEGGLYPWELIRGHFKDLFGAGIFRAIPRPDLSYPFRFISVSIRANTNGTISRDMPGGKQVLLFERTDMSNFYTRMTGVTADILAHIRRMEEAPPQEEDDIMIDFSGFPYPVKPADFPMDLSRMTERDPKKMKYCIWHHTGVATDSSAANTNTYHRNNNGWPGIGYHAQIRFSGQVELGRPLNKQGAHTLHHNHESIGVCLSGNFSQENLLSRPEQYSSAVELAKKISQAVPGITHVRHKDLRPTECPGSNFPWEKFIEDVSSEAVGTLIIGEPRVSVGQAKEWARNRGAHQRFIDIAPVYWAYGEQTGIRPEILYAQSAKETAFGRYTGVVPASYNNWAGIKTREATGDKPEDHQQFSTPEEGVRAHFNHISAYVGLEPIGEPHGRYYLVLTIAWAGTVKNVEEMSGKWAPAADYGPSVVRDYLVGLMDTEEPPHGEPGNPEEEHCSKCAELEDHIGQLDALLDQKEKKIHALEASMRLIAAESTKLI from the coding sequence ATGGAAATGGTTAACGTGCTGCTTACTACTGACGTATATAAGCCATCAGACTTAGACGATGACATAGATTTGATGACATGCTACGGCCTTCACTGTGCGGGAGAAATTAATCTGCTGGCCGTTAACATAGACGTTCCCCACCGACCGATTACTCATCCGGGGAGCATTTTTGTTGAAAAACTCAACCAGGTTTGCAACTTAAATATTCCCCATGGTGAGGGGCCAGGACACATCCTAGAAACTCTTCAGGCTTCTCCCGGACAAGTAACGGTCATTGTGGTGGGATCTGTAACTGCACTATGGCAGGCATACTTGCAAAACCCAAATTTGTGCCGGTCAAGAATAGAGGCAGTTTGGATGTTTGCCGGCGATGCTCAGGAGAATCCAGCCCGTGGTCACCGGGATGGGAAAAGCTACTTTCCTGGTGGATTGGAGTACAATGTGGCCATCGATCCCCCTGCCTTCACCGGCATCATGGGATCTGATCTGCAAATCGTATGGGTGCCCTGCTTTGACGGAGGGTTACCCAGGCCGAACACCAGCGACGGAGAACAGATGAAGCATGCCGGTTTCCATTTCTCCCGGTACGACAAGTTATTCGAAAAAGCCAGTAACCAGGTAAGGGATTTTTACATCGGGGCACTCTCAACGGAGAGGCCTGAGGGCGGGCTTTATCCCTGGGAGCTTATCCGTGGCCATTTTAAAGATTTATTTGGTGCCGGAATATTTAGGGCTATTCCAAGACCGGATTTGAGTTATCCCTTTAGGTTTATATCAGTATCTATCCGGGCCAACACTAACGGCACCATCAGCCGGGATATGCCAGGGGGGAAGCAGGTTCTGTTGTTTGAACGTACCGACATGTCAAACTTTTACACCAGGATGACTGGAGTCACAGCTGATATCCTGGCCCATATCAGGCGGATGGAAGAAGCACCACCACAGGAGGAGGATGATATCATGATTGACTTTTCAGGATTTCCGTATCCGGTTAAGCCGGCAGATTTTCCGATGGATTTAAGCCGCATGACTGAGCGGGATCCTAAAAAAATGAAATACTGTATCTGGCACCATACCGGAGTGGCCACAGACAGTTCCGCTGCAAACACGAATACATATCACCGGAACAATAATGGTTGGCCAGGTATAGGGTATCATGCTCAAATCAGATTTTCTGGCCAGGTAGAGCTTGGGAGACCTCTAAATAAGCAGGGGGCTCATACGTTGCACCACAACCATGAGAGTATTGGGGTATGTCTTTCCGGGAATTTCAGTCAGGAAAACCTGCTTTCCAGGCCTGAACAATATTCCAGTGCTGTGGAGCTGGCCAAAAAGATCAGCCAGGCTGTTCCGGGGATAACGCACGTAAGGCACAAAGACCTTCGGCCCACTGAATGCCCGGGGAGCAACTTCCCATGGGAAAAGTTTATTGAAGATGTCTCCAGTGAGGCAGTGGGAACTTTGATTATCGGAGAACCGCGAGTATCTGTTGGACAAGCTAAGGAATGGGCACGAAACAGAGGAGCGCACCAGAGATTCATTGATATTGCACCGGTCTACTGGGCCTATGGTGAGCAGACTGGCATCAGGCCAGAGATTCTCTATGCCCAATCAGCAAAAGAGACTGCCTTCGGAAGGTATACCGGAGTGGTCCCAGCCAGCTACAACAACTGGGCCGGGATAAAAACCAGGGAAGCCACCGGGGACAAGCCGGAGGACCATCAGCAGTTTTCTACACCGGAGGAGGGCGTGAGGGCACACTTTAATCATATTTCAGCGTATGTAGGGTTGGAGCCTATAGGTGAGCCCCATGGAAGGTACTACCTGGTGCTCACTATTGCCTGGGCAGGGACGGTCAAAAACGTTGAGGAAATGTCCGGAAAGTGGGCCCCTGCAGCTGACTATGGGCCCAGCGTTGTCCGGGACTACTTGGTAGGCTTGATGGACACGGAAGAACCGCCGCATGGTGAACCTGGGAATCCAGAAGAAGAACATTGTTCCAAGTGTGCGGAGCTTGAAGATCATATTGGCCAGCTGGATGCACTGCTGGACCAGAAAGAAAAGAAAATTCATGCGCTTGAGGCATCAATGAGGTTGATTGCTGCCGAAAGCACAAAACTCATTTAA
- a CDS encoding helix-turn-helix domain-containing protein, protein MNNFDYFTAKQVCKITGIEYSTLDYWDRTGFIKPSCAEGNGTGSRRQYSFQDLIAIKVAMALKNQGVTLQKLRKVVDYLKIRNELVHQPLTNAILISDGKDVFEITESKDILVDILSGGQLVWALAMDKFIHKLEIRAKRILRQDAA, encoded by the coding sequence ATGAATAACTTTGACTATTTCACGGCAAAACAAGTATGTAAAATTACCGGAATCGAGTATTCCACGTTAGACTACTGGGATCGTACAGGCTTTATTAAGCCCAGCTGCGCTGAAGGGAATGGGACAGGTTCAAGGAGACAATATTCATTTCAAGATCTTATTGCCATAAAAGTAGCTATGGCACTAAAAAATCAGGGCGTTACTCTTCAGAAATTAAGAAAAGTAGTAGATTACCTTAAAATAAGAAATGAGCTTGTTCACCAACCCCTTACCAACGCAATTTTAATCTCAGACGGAAAAGATGTTTTTGAAATTACTGAAAGCAAGGATATACTAGTTGATATCTTATCTGGAGGACAACTTGTATGGGCTCTAGCAATGGACAAATTTATACATAAACTAGAAATTAGGGCAAAAAGGATTTTAAGGCAGGACGCAGCTTAA